A part of Halobacillus shinanisalinarum genomic DNA contains:
- a CDS encoding chemotaxis protein produces MSQKLAIVILHGAGTPEENFAEEMIGKIHKGFAKKLKVENPGQELVFQPVYWSSIFETEQNRLWERLQKDADLDYVRLRRFAVEFLADAVAYQPTSVADSNYDKVHALLAQSLNKLQEKTGPNAPLCVISHSLGSIVASNYFYDLQFKHENIGTHTRRNTSNTALEQGKTLALFYTMGSPMALWSLRFIDFGFPINVPSQFIKKYYSKLQGEWLNFYDKDDILAYPLKGLNDHYQTSVTKDIQVNAGGLLTSWTPFSHSKYDTDNDVITSIVDGLVRTWKEVNF; encoded by the coding sequence ATGTCACAGAAACTTGCTATTGTTATTCTTCACGGAGCTGGTACCCCGGAAGAGAACTTTGCAGAAGAAATGATCGGAAAAATCCATAAAGGCTTCGCAAAAAAACTCAAAGTTGAAAATCCTGGTCAAGAGTTGGTGTTTCAACCTGTATATTGGTCTTCCATATTTGAAACAGAACAAAATAGACTCTGGGAAAGACTTCAAAAGGATGCTGATCTAGATTACGTTCGACTGCGCCGTTTTGCTGTTGAGTTTCTGGCAGATGCTGTCGCCTACCAACCAACATCTGTAGCGGACAGTAACTACGATAAGGTACATGCTTTGCTGGCTCAGTCCTTGAATAAGTTACAAGAAAAGACAGGACCAAACGCACCGTTGTGCGTGATTAGCCATAGTCTTGGTTCGATAGTGGCGAGTAATTATTTCTATGATTTACAATTTAAGCATGAAAATATAGGGACTCATACAAGAAGAAATACAAGTAATACAGCATTAGAACAGGGGAAAACGCTAGCATTATTTTATACAATGGGAAGTCCGATGGCTTTGTGGTCTTTGCGCTTTATTGACTTTGGCTTTCCTATCAATGTCCCATCCCAATTTATTAAAAAATACTACTCGAAACTTCAAGGCGAATGGCTTAATTTTTATGACAAAGATGACATTCTGGCGTACCCTTTAAAAGGATTAAACGATCATTACCAAACCTCCGTCACCAAAGATATCCAAGTTAATGCAGGCGGGCTCCTCACAAGCTGGACACCTTTTTCTCATAGCAAATACGACACCGACAATGATGTGATCACTTCGATCGTAGACGGACTAGTTAGAACGTGGAAGGAGGTCAATTTTTGA
- a CDS encoding protein-glutamine gamma-glutamyltransferase, translating into MILLSGTPFQQSGMWPSGSIESMIIQRMNEDTLVYPYSSLDELSFELKLRKNIILSAKAMNQSSAEFAIFATSRCNPEYWHLTDIGGFQMRQDVKPSGAIQDIYKNSSQYAFECAGAMIIIYYHAVLNVIGELSFNQLFPNIHIYSWHSDPDLGIQIIRTDDFLPGDIVYFNNPDFDPKLSQWRGENAVVLGDGTYFGHGLGVRTAEQMIQALNQRRRPGSNQSAYLENGVKRPAFKHLARFSMPSRNHSFIKYQYVIVPHNETSISFERYMFLLIAAYNHM; encoded by the coding sequence ATGATTCTATTATCGGGAACGCCTTTTCAACAAAGTGGGATGTGGCCGTCTGGAAGTATTGAAAGCATGATTATTCAAAGAATGAATGAGGATACGCTCGTTTACCCGTATTCATCTTTAGATGAATTATCGTTTGAACTTAAGTTGCGCAAAAACATCATATTAAGTGCAAAAGCCATGAACCAAAGTAGTGCTGAGTTCGCAATATTTGCAACATCCCGTTGCAATCCCGAGTACTGGCATTTGACTGATATCGGTGGGTTCCAGATGCGGCAGGATGTAAAGCCATCTGGCGCGATTCAGGACATTTATAAAAACAGCTCACAATATGCATTTGAATGTGCAGGGGCAATGATCATCATCTATTACCATGCAGTTTTAAATGTAATTGGCGAATTATCTTTTAATCAGTTATTCCCAAATATTCATATATACAGCTGGCATTCTGATCCTGATCTCGGGATACAAATCATTCGCACTGATGATTTTTTACCTGGCGATATTGTCTATTTTAATAACCCGGACTTTGATCCCAAGCTCTCTCAGTGGAGAGGAGAAAATGCTGTGGTTCTTGGGGATGGGACGTATTTTGGCCATGGGCTTGGGGTACGGACAGCTGAACAAATGATTCAGGCTCTTAATCAAAGGAGAAGGCCGGGTTCCAATCAATCGGCTTATCTGGAAAATGGAGTTAAAAGGCCAGCGTTTAAACACTTGGCAAGATTCTCGATGCCGTCACGAAACCATTCATTTATAAAATACCAGTATGTTATTGTCCCCCATAATGAAACCTCAATTTCATTTGAACGATATATGTTCTTATTAATTGCGGCTTATAATCATATGTGA
- a CDS encoding cytochrome P450: MNKEVISLKEVKNFQTRSEEFFPLNWYEEMLNHTPVYFHEETDTWHVFKYEDVQQVLSNYEFFTTEGSRTAISVGANNKEGTAPDKVNLVSVDPPQHRKKRSLFAAAFTPRSLKNWEPRIQRIVTELVEDIQEDSTVDIVQALAGPLPSMVIAELFGVPLKDQSQFKHWVDILFQPYDEENEEEIEQRKQTAAKEYYQYLYPIVVQKRSNPSEDIISDLIRVEVDGETFTDDEIVRSSMLLLGAGVETTSHALANTFYSLLYDDPSLYEELRNDLDLVPNAVEEMLRYRFQISKRDRTVKQDNDLLGPDLKEGDVVVAWMSAANMDKDMFDDPFSLNIHRSNNKKHLTFGKGPHFCLGAPLARLELTFALKTFLQRFSRIEPVESFDLEKSLTESAPGQSLTHLPIKVYK, translated from the coding sequence ATGAATAAAGAAGTAATTTCACTGAAAGAAGTCAAAAATTTTCAGACACGGTCAGAAGAATTTTTTCCACTTAATTGGTATGAAGAAATGCTCAATCATACTCCTGTTTATTTCCATGAGGAAACGGATACATGGCATGTCTTTAAGTATGAGGACGTTCAACAAGTTTTAAGTAACTATGAATTCTTTACAACTGAAGGGTCTAGAACCGCCATTTCCGTAGGAGCTAATAATAAAGAAGGAACGGCTCCTGATAAAGTCAACCTTGTAAGTGTAGATCCCCCGCAACATAGAAAGAAACGTTCCTTATTTGCCGCGGCTTTTACACCCCGCAGTTTAAAAAATTGGGAACCCAGGATTCAACGGATTGTGACTGAGCTTGTTGAAGACATACAGGAAGATTCTACTGTTGATATCGTTCAAGCATTGGCAGGCCCTTTACCTAGTATGGTTATTGCAGAGTTATTTGGGGTTCCCCTAAAAGATCAATCTCAGTTTAAACATTGGGTGGATATCCTATTTCAACCTTATGACGAAGAAAATGAGGAAGAAATTGAACAAAGAAAACAAACAGCAGCCAAAGAATATTACCAATACCTCTACCCCATCGTGGTTCAAAAAAGATCCAATCCATCTGAAGATATTATTTCGGACTTAATAAGAGTTGAAGTAGATGGTGAAACATTTACTGATGATGAAATTGTACGATCATCCATGTTGCTTTTAGGTGCAGGCGTTGAAACGACCAGTCATGCGCTGGCAAATACTTTTTATTCATTGCTTTATGATGATCCAAGCCTATATGAAGAACTTCGAAATGATTTAGATTTGGTTCCAAATGCTGTAGAAGAAATGCTTCGCTATCGTTTCCAGATTTCAAAGAGAGACCGTACCGTTAAACAAGACAATGATTTATTAGGTCCTGATCTTAAGGAAGGGGATGTAGTCGTTGCATGGATGAGTGCGGCCAATATGGATAAAGATATGTTTGACGATCCCTTCTCACTCAATATTCATCGTTCAAACAATAAAAAGCATTTGACATTCGGAAAAGGCCCGCACTTTTGTCTGGGTGCACCTTTGGCACGATTAGAATTAACGTTTGCCTTAAAGACATTTTTACAAAGATTTTCTCGTATCGAACCCGTGGAATCCTTTGATTTGGAGAAAAGTTTAACCGAGTCAGCTCCAGGTCAGTCCTTAACTCATCTTCCAATAAAAGTGTATAAATAG
- a CDS encoding TetR/AcrR family transcriptional regulator → MRRKDSDKERHILITAMRLFSSKSYNRTSMQEIADICGISKGSLYVYFKSKEDLLLNILQYYFQYIEDQIMLIEEDTSLSTTEKFMKEIEIKLGHYIENQEFYRLQEQELSGLSDQNIYHYLHQQNIAQVRWFEQYLIKIYGNQIKPYGADGAFLFIGMIKQYMELIVLKQFPLPIKKVVRFLMTQIDFMIKGLLDNDVEPLMNENLWSLYLEEANEEKVHPFELIKLMKNQLKTQSILEVQKDEAVQSLTIMEQELMNMKPRTAILKGMLHNLEPIDSLKETRVKLADSLQMN, encoded by the coding sequence ATGAGAAGGAAAGATTCTGATAAAGAAAGACACATTTTAATAACGGCAATGAGGCTTTTCTCTTCCAAAAGTTACAATCGGACATCTATGCAGGAAATCGCTGATATTTGCGGCATTTCTAAGGGGAGTCTGTATGTGTACTTTAAGTCAAAGGAGGATTTGCTTTTAAATATTCTTCAATATTATTTTCAATATATTGAAGATCAAATTATGCTTATTGAGGAAGATACTTCTTTGTCTACAACAGAGAAATTCATGAAAGAAATTGAAATCAAATTAGGCCATTATATTGAAAATCAAGAGTTCTATAGACTACAAGAACAGGAACTTTCGGGTCTGTCGGATCAGAATATTTATCACTATTTGCATCAACAAAATATTGCTCAGGTTAGATGGTTTGAGCAATATTTAATCAAAATCTATGGAAATCAAATTAAACCCTACGGAGCCGATGGGGCGTTTTTGTTCATAGGAATGATCAAACAATACATGGAACTGATCGTCTTGAAGCAGTTTCCTTTACCTATTAAAAAAGTCGTTCGGTTTTTAATGACACAAATTGACTTTATGATCAAAGGGCTATTGGATAATGATGTTGAACCATTAATGAACGAAAATTTATGGTCTTTATACTTAGAAGAAGCTAATGAAGAAAAGGTCCATCCTTTTGAATTGATTAAGCTAATGAAGAACCAACTAAAAACCCAGTCGATCCTTGAAGTACAAAAAGACGAAGCGGTTCAGTCCCTGACCATCATGGAACAGGAACTGATGAACATGAAACCGAGAACCGCTATTCTAAAGGGAATGCTTCATAACCTTGAACCGATTGATTCGCTAAAGGAGACAAGGGTAAAGCTTGCCGACAGTCTACAGATGAATTAG
- a CDS encoding flavodoxin family protein, whose translation MSIAVIHGSTRANGNTEYLTHQAVPKENVTHIYLRDCIIEPIKDERHSEDGFKVINDDNNQITDIMLSHDVLIFSTPIYWYSMSGVMKNFIDRWSQTVREKNYAHFRDCMKGKKVYVIAVGGDSPHIKGLPLVQQFQYICDFFEMSFEGYVIGNAVKPGEIQKDELALSNASLLLKNLLSI comes from the coding sequence ATGAGCATAGCAGTCATTCATGGATCGACTCGTGCCAATGGAAACACTGAATATTTAACACATCAAGCCGTACCTAAGGAAAACGTCACTCACATCTATTTAAGAGATTGTATCATTGAACCAATAAAAGATGAGCGTCATTCTGAAGATGGATTCAAGGTGATTAATGATGATAATAATCAAATTACCGATATCATGCTAAGTCATGATGTATTAATTTTTTCAACACCGATTTATTGGTACAGTATGTCAGGAGTCATGAAGAACTTCATTGATCGGTGGTCACAAACGGTTAGGGAAAAGAACTATGCGCATTTCAGAGATTGTATGAAAGGGAAAAAGGTTTACGTCATTGCAGTTGGTGGAGATTCGCCTCACATTAAAGGATTACCACTTGTCCAGCAATTCCAATACATTTGTGATTTTTTTGAGATGTCTTTTGAAGGATATGTGATAGGCAATGCTGTAAAACCCGGGGAAATCCAAAAGGACGAATTAGCATTAAGCAATGCATCTTTACTATTGAAAAACTTATTGAGTATTTAA
- a CDS encoding ferredoxin, translating into MEKYAIINQETCIGCGNCEGLAPDIFDLDEGGLAFVKLDQNRGTIPIPENKVDNLEEAVVECPTDSIKVADQPFNNG; encoded by the coding sequence ATGGAAAAATATGCGATCATTAATCAAGAAACATGTATTGGATGTGGGAATTGTGAGGGACTAGCTCCAGACATTTTCGATTTAGATGAAGGTGGATTAGCGTTTGTGAAATTAGATCAGAATCGGGGAACCATTCCTATACCGGAAAATAAGGTTGATAATTTGGAAGAAGCCGTAGTGGAGTGTCCCACAGATTCAATCAAGGTAGCCGATCAGCCTTTTAACAATGGATGA
- a CDS encoding LysR family transcriptional regulator — MEIKQLRTFQAASKNLNFTQTSKELNYAQSSVTAQIKALELELGTTLFERLGKRLLLTEAGRQFKSYADNIILLSEEAKFSLNAREQAGSLVIGAQESQCTYRLPPLLKKFKQKYPLVKLIFKPAHSDERAREQLLQGQLDLAFIMDTEKPEQFLHIEPLIEEELKLVASSSNPLGNKSRVLPEHIKNETLLLTETGCSYRTLFERCLHGEGVYPANIFEFGSIEAIKQCVIADLGIALLPEMTMLSELKEGKVKELNWGTDMAQIQTKMAWHKDKWITPPLEAFIKLTRGVFNYSPDGEWS; from the coding sequence ATGGAAATTAAACAATTACGGACTTTTCAAGCAGCTAGTAAGAACTTAAATTTTACGCAAACATCGAAAGAACTCAATTATGCTCAATCAAGTGTAACCGCACAAATTAAAGCGCTAGAGCTTGAACTTGGAACAACCCTCTTTGAAAGATTAGGGAAACGCCTTTTATTAACAGAAGCAGGAAGACAATTTAAGTCATATGCTGACAACATTATTTTATTATCAGAGGAAGCAAAATTTTCCTTGAATGCTAGAGAGCAAGCAGGCAGTCTTGTCATTGGTGCCCAAGAAAGCCAATGTACCTATCGTCTTCCCCCGTTGTTAAAAAAGTTTAAACAAAAGTATCCCCTGGTCAAACTGATATTTAAGCCAGCCCATTCAGATGAACGAGCAAGAGAACAACTGCTGCAAGGTCAGCTGGATCTAGCATTTATCATGGATACAGAGAAGCCCGAACAGTTTTTACATATCGAACCTTTAATCGAAGAAGAACTTAAATTAGTGGCTTCATCAAGTAACCCTTTAGGTAATAAATCAAGAGTTCTACCTGAACACATTAAGAATGAAACCCTGCTGCTGACTGAGACCGGATGTTCTTATCGTACTTTATTTGAACGGTGTCTCCATGGAGAGGGTGTTTATCCTGCTAATATTTTTGAATTTGGAAGTATTGAAGCCATTAAACAGTGTGTTATAGCTGATTTAGGTATAGCTCTATTGCCTGAAATGACTATGTTATCGGAATTAAAAGAAGGGAAGGTTAAGGAACTCAATTGGGGAACAGATATGGCCCAAATACAGACTAAAATGGCATGGCATAAGGATAAATGGATAACTCCCCCTTTAGAGGCTTTTATAAAGCTAACAAGAGGGGTATTTAATTATTCCCCGGACGGTGAATGGTCTTAA
- a CDS encoding PadR family transcriptional regulator has protein sequence MDREIMKGSIDILMLGLVSKHDMYGYEIVKHLKEQSKNLYNMSEGTLYPALKRLEKKEWLTSYWSETTSGRRKYYKITDEGRTVLNQKLDQWKSVNELIMKTSEDLS, from the coding sequence ATGGACCGAGAAATCATGAAAGGCAGCATCGATATTCTAATGCTAGGGTTAGTTTCAAAGCATGATATGTATGGCTATGAAATCGTCAAGCACTTAAAAGAACAGAGCAAAAACCTTTACAACATGAGTGAAGGAACTCTCTATCCAGCATTAAAGAGATTGGAGAAAAAGGAATGGTTAACTTCGTATTGGTCAGAAACAACCAGTGGACGAAGGAAATACTACAAAATCACCGACGAAGGGCGCACCGTCCTTAATCAGAAGCTTGACCAATGGAAGAGTGTGAATGAACTGATTATGAAAACGTCGGAGGACTTATCATGA
- a CDS encoding alkaline phosphatase D family protein gives MNNKFIETNEESLAALVKKGLKPADHELADSKTPAFKDNPFKLGVASGDPLSDSVVLWTRLAPEPLAEDGLGGMPNRKVPVQWEVAEDQNFRYVVKQGLSLALPELAHSVHVELDGLEPKRYYYYRFKVGSEFSPVGRTKTAPPVGASIPSLSFAVASCQAWYHGYYTAYKHMTAEELDFVLFSGDYIYEYAINSNNLVRPVRLSNAHNVKTVTLDQYRLRYSLFKTDPDLQAAHAAFPWVLTWDDHEVENNYADEDSQYGAFTYQFLQQRADAYQAYYENLPLRSTAIPDGPDMRMYRKLTYGDLAEFNVLDTRQYRDDYSSVIVSGPEANVRLDPDRTILGDEQEQWLINNLRNSQATWNVLAQQVVMAEIDRDTGSGESYSMDQWDGFVADRERIFSAFKEYKVQNPVVLSADIHRHVAANLKEDFKDPDSASIGTEFVATSIASDKDGSETDGYGPVWLGNDHVKLYNAQRGYVRCHVTPEEWRTDHLIVPYITSPGAPIRTRASFVVRNGNPELQEVSTETNVKNEKTHV, from the coding sequence ATGAACAATAAATTTATAGAAACGAATGAGGAATCCCTGGCCGCCTTAGTTAAGAAAGGGCTCAAGCCTGCTGATCATGAATTAGCAGACTCTAAAACACCTGCGTTTAAAGATAATCCCTTCAAATTAGGTGTTGCTTCCGGTGATCCTCTATCTGATAGTGTGGTGTTATGGACAAGGCTGGCACCGGAACCTCTAGCCGAGGATGGATTGGGAGGAATGCCAAATCGCAAAGTACCTGTTCAATGGGAGGTAGCTGAGGATCAGAATTTTAGATACGTAGTAAAACAGGGGTTGTCCCTGGCTCTGCCGGAGCTGGCTCACTCGGTGCATGTTGAACTGGATGGACTTGAGCCAAAGCGGTATTATTATTATCGCTTCAAGGTAGGTTCGGAATTTAGTCCTGTTGGCAGGACGAAGACAGCTCCTCCAGTAGGTGCTTCCATTCCTTCACTTTCCTTTGCTGTTGCGTCCTGTCAGGCCTGGTATCATGGCTACTACACTGCGTATAAACATATGACGGCAGAGGAGCTGGATTTCGTCCTTTTCTCGGGTGATTATATTTATGAGTATGCGATAAACTCTAATAACCTAGTTCGACCTGTCAGACTTTCAAATGCACATAACGTCAAGACAGTAACCCTTGATCAATACCGTCTTAGATACTCACTCTTCAAAACAGATCCTGATCTCCAAGCTGCTCATGCTGCTTTCCCTTGGGTTCTAACATGGGATGATCATGAGGTCGAGAACAACTATGCAGATGAAGATTCACAGTATGGAGCTTTCACCTATCAGTTTCTACAACAACGTGCCGATGCCTACCAGGCCTATTATGAGAATCTTCCCCTTAGGAGCACGGCAATCCCTGATGGTCCAGATATGCGTATGTACCGTAAGCTCACATACGGGGACCTTGCCGAATTCAATGTACTGGATACGAGGCAGTATCGGGATGATTATTCTTCAGTAATTGTCAGCGGGCCAGAAGCAAACGTGCGTCTCGATCCGGACCGTACCATCCTTGGGGATGAGCAGGAACAATGGTTGATAAATAATTTAAGGAATTCACAAGCAACATGGAATGTCCTAGCTCAACAGGTTGTTATGGCAGAAATTGATCGTGATACGGGTTCAGGAGAGTCCTACAGCATGGATCAATGGGATGGATTTGTGGCAGATCGTGAGCGTATTTTCTCAGCTTTCAAGGAATATAAAGTTCAGAATCCGGTCGTCCTATCTGCTGATATACACCGACATGTAGCTGCAAATCTTAAGGAGGATTTCAAGGATCCGGACTCAGCTAGTATTGGTACAGAGTTTGTCGCGACATCGATCGCCTCAGATAAAGATGGTTCAGAAACGGACGGGTATGGACCCGTCTGGTTAGGAAATGATCACGTGAAACTTTACAACGCACAGCGTGGATATGTTCGCTGCCACGTTACACCGGAAGAGTGGAGAACCGACCACCTTATTGTCCCTTATATCACCAGTCCAGGTGCACCGATTCGTACACGTGCCAGTTTTGTTGTCCGAAATGGAAATCCAGAATTACAGGAGGTGAGTACCGAAACTAATGTGAAAAATGAAAAAACACACGTATAA
- a CDS encoding aminoglycoside phosphotransferase family protein, giving the protein MSIESIISELVNKGVIDSNYEEYKPLVGGTSSHLGVFRYSDDTKFVLKVNEREVIKEEANFLNYYSNILLLPRVLYVEPSYEYILYSFIEGDTSYPRENKSGILKELVRRFINHYEPVSYFKGRGWADDLSVTWQEFLLGEFYEAKKILDSTLGEKEFNIVLRLINNSKMSHMDRQPFLLHGDCGVHNLLFKENKLCGVIDPTPMIGDPLFDLVYAYCSSPDDLTIETITSATELLVSNTKSKECIYEEVLVGLYLRLARCTKHHPKDLNEYLKAWRYWKEIVYG; this is encoded by the coding sequence ATGAGCATCGAGAGTATTATTTCGGAACTAGTTAACAAAGGGGTAATCGATTCAAACTATGAAGAATATAAACCTTTAGTTGGCGGTACCTCAAGCCACTTGGGTGTTTTTCGTTATAGTGACGATACTAAGTTTGTTCTCAAGGTAAATGAACGAGAGGTTATAAAAGAAGAGGCTAATTTCCTAAATTATTATAGTAACATTCTTTTATTACCTAGGGTTCTTTATGTTGAACCATCATATGAATACATACTGTACTCCTTTATTGAAGGAGATACGAGTTATCCAAGGGAGAATAAGTCAGGAATTCTAAAGGAACTTGTGCGACGATTCATTAATCATTACGAGCCTGTTTCTTATTTTAAAGGACGGGGTTGGGCAGATGACCTATCGGTTACCTGGCAGGAGTTTCTTTTAGGCGAGTTCTATGAAGCCAAAAAGATTCTTGACTCAACTCTTGGTGAAAAGGAGTTTAATATTGTGCTTAGGCTAATCAATAACTCCAAAATGAGCCATATGGATAGACAACCCTTTCTTTTACATGGGGATTGTGGAGTTCATAATCTTTTGTTCAAGGAGAATAAGTTATGTGGTGTAATTGACCCGACGCCAATGATTGGAGATCCTCTTTTTGATTTAGTTTATGCCTACTGCTCTTCTCCGGATGATTTAACCATTGAAACGATAACATCAGCAACGGAACTGCTAGTTTCTAATACCAAAAGCAAGGAATGTATCTATGAAGAAGTACTTGTTGGATTGTACCTAAGATTGGCTAGGTGTACTAAACATCACCCCAAGGATTTAAACGAATATTTGAAGGCCTGGAGATATTGGAAAGAAATTGTATATGGATAG
- a CDS encoding TolB family protein, producing MIIKAGGYEENYNGDGVHPQNYDIHKMNFDTYETERITTFNLYSLSSLQVTDDGKYLMYSLYNGEDIIQRLNLKNKKVETIMPGPEYESGAGDKPIAGSPALSPDGSTIVFSDVATTSDNGTFQYEVFTMKANGENVEQVTNFQEHVTEPAFFPNGEELLVTVDQNFAGGHPDYEYWRVSKKGGERKEIIIEIPE from the coding sequence ATGATCATAAAAGCTGGTGGCTACGAAGAGAATTACAATGGTGATGGGGTACATCCTCAGAATTATGACATCCATAAAATGAATTTCGACACCTATGAAACCGAACGCATCACCACATTTAATCTCTATAGCCTATCATCCTTGCAAGTCACAGACGATGGAAAGTACTTAATGTATTCCCTCTATAACGGAGAAGACATCATACAACGACTGAATTTAAAAAATAAGAAAGTGGAGACGATTATGCCAGGGCCCGAGTACGAATCAGGTGCTGGGGATAAACCGATTGCCGGTTCCCCCGCCCTCTCCCCAGATGGGAGTACGATCGTCTTTTCGGACGTGGCCACAACATCAGACAATGGAACCTTTCAATATGAAGTCTTCACAATGAAAGCGAACGGGGAAAATGTTGAACAGGTTACAAACTTCCAAGAGCACGTCACAGAACCTGCCTTCTTCCCTAATGGCGAAGAATTACTGGTCACGGTCGACCAGAATTTTGCCGGTGGTCATCCGGATTATGAATACTGGAGAGTCAGCAAGAAGGGAGGCGAACGAAAGGAAATTATTATTGAGATACCTGAATGA
- a CDS encoding exonuclease domain-containing protein gives MNFVAIDFETANTSRSSVCSIGLVEYADGELVDEYYKLVKPRRNFFNGINTSIHGITEEDVTNEKEFNQLWEEELRGKLDGKLVVAHNASFDMSVLRNVLDEYRLPYPNLTYNCTVNIAKKTWLHLGSYNLKSLSQYLNIQLDHHHALEDAQASAIVLLKACEYHAASNINELIDKTKTTNGAIFPSGYRPARLDKKKRTASAKDLIAATTEFDQTHPFYQSTFVFTGTLESLKRKDAMQRVLNLGGFCSNSVHTSTNYLVMGSQDYTRYKDGKKSSKLKKVELLIEQGYEIEIMAEDKFLTILNGN, from the coding sequence ATGAACTTTGTAGCAATAGATTTCGAAACAGCGAACACTTCTAGGTCTAGTGTTTGTTCGATTGGCCTAGTAGAATACGCAGATGGAGAACTTGTTGATGAATATTATAAGCTAGTAAAGCCGCGGCGAAACTTTTTCAATGGCATCAACACGAGCATCCACGGAATAACAGAAGAAGATGTCACAAACGAGAAGGAATTTAACCAACTATGGGAAGAGGAATTAAGAGGGAAGCTGGACGGTAAACTGGTCGTTGCCCATAATGCCAGTTTTGACATGAGCGTTCTTCGCAATGTGTTGGATGAATACCGATTACCATATCCGAATTTGACATACAATTGTACGGTAAACATTGCAAAGAAGACCTGGTTACACCTAGGTAGCTATAATTTAAAATCCCTTTCGCAATACTTAAATATCCAGCTTGATCATCACCATGCCTTGGAAGATGCCCAGGCATCAGCCATTGTACTATTAAAAGCCTGTGAATATCACGCAGCGTCGAATATAAATGAACTAATTGATAAAACAAAAACGACTAATGGTGCTATTTTTCCCTCTGGCTACAGGCCAGCACGTCTTGATAAGAAAAAAAGAACGGCCTCTGCCAAGGACCTAATTGCAGCAACCACAGAGTTTGATCAAACCCACCCATTCTATCAGTCAACCTTCGTCTTCACAGGTACATTGGAATCACTCAAAAGGAAGGATGCCATGCAACGTGTCCTTAATCTTGGAGGGTTCTGTAGTAATTCTGTTCATACAAGCACAAATTATTTAGTGATGGGAAGTCAAGACTACACTAGATATAAGGACGGTAAGAAAAGCAGTAAATTGAAAAAGGTGGAGCTATTGATTGAACAGGGGTATGAGATTGAAATAATGGCTGAAGATAAATTCTTAACCATATTAAATGGTAATTAG